Part of the Streptomyces sp. NBC_01353 genome, CCGCCCGCGTCGGAGACCGCTGCCAGCTCACCGGCGACGACGTGTTCTGCACCAATGAGAATCTGCTGCGCGAAGGCATCCGCACCGGTGTCGGCAACTCGGTCCTGGTCAAGGTCAACCAGATCGGCACCCTGACCGAAGCCCTCGCCACGGTCGCCACCGCGCACCGCGCGGGCTGGACCGTCGTCATGTCGCACCGCTCCGGGGAGACGGAGGACACCACCATCGCGGACCTGGCCGTGGCGACGGGCTGCGGCCAGATCAAGACCGGCTCGCTGTCCCGGTCCGACCGCACGGCGAAGTACAACCAGCTCATCAGGATCGAAGAGGAGTTGGGTGCGTCCGCGCGGTACGCGGGCGGAGCGGTGCTGGACCGTTCCTGACGAACCGCGGGGGGCCGGCCGCCCATGTTCCCGCGGCGTCTGCGGTCGGCCCGCCGGTCCTTCCGCTCGGGGAGGGTGCGCTCGATCCGCCGGACGGGTCCTAGACCGCGCCTTCGGAGAAGGAGCCGCCGGTGACGGCGTCGACGGTCAGGAAGACCAGCATGGCCACGCCGTTCAGCGCGCAGAAGGCAATGAAGAGCCCCAGGGCGAAGTTGAGGCGCCGCAGGAGCGGTGCCTGGGGCACAAGCGCGTCCGACGGGTCGCGGGGGTCGTAGCCGGCCTGGACGAACGGCTCGGAGCCCCAGTACGCGAGAGGGCGGGTCGTGCCGGTGTTGTCCGTGTACAGGTACACGCCCGGCGCGTCGGACGGCGTCGCGAAAACCATGACGCCGTGCCTGATCAGCCGCCGCTCACGGATCCACCTCCCCACCGTGTACGCACCGACCCCCAGCCCCGCTGTCGTGATGCCGCCGACCGGCACGAGGCCGATGATGATCCCCGCCTGTCCGGCGACCGCGACGACCACGCACAGGGCGACGACCGCCCCCAGGCAGCCGATCACCAGCCACTTGATCCGACGCAGGAACCTCTGGTGCCAAGTGGGGGAGAGAGAGCGCACCACGGTGTAGGAGGTGCCGTCGATGTCGTCCGTCGGGACGGGCAGCAGCGCGTTCAGGGCATCGGCGAAGACGACGGCGGCGGCCTCGCTCACGTCCTCGATCCGGTACGTGACCGGCGTGACCCCCGCCTTGGCCCGCAGTTCCAGCGTGACGCTCCGCCCCTCGGCGTGGACCCGGCCGACGGACCCGGCGAGGAACGTCACCACCTCGCCCGGGCGCTCCAGGACGAGCCCCTGCTCCTCGGCGTACAGGACGGAGCCGCCGCGGCCTTGGAGGACGGGTATGGAGGAGGTGATCGACATGACGCGTGATCCTTGGGGTGCGGTGGGGGCGGTGCGGCTCTGCTCGGGCGCCCGTGGGTCCTAGCCGCCGAAGGCGGGGAGGGCGAGGACGACCACTCCGTAGTCGATGGGGACGGCGAAGACGGCTACGAACGCGCCGGCGAACAGGTCCTGAGCCACGGGGCCCCACCCTTGGCAGACGACCGCTCCCTTCCCCTTCCGCGGGCTGTACGCGACCCGGATGGTCTCACCCTTGGGTGAGCTGGAGATGGGGTGGAGCTTGCCCTCGGCGTCCGCGTACGCGTACGTGGTCCTGCCGTCGAGGAAGACCTGACTCGCCTCCACGGTGATGCCGTAGCGGGGCAGGTACCACCTCTCCCACGCACTCAGAATCATCCCACCCACGACGATCGTGGCCGCCGCGCCGAGGGCCCCGAGCAGCAGAACCGCGATCCCGCGACCCACATGCTTCCCGGCGATCCCGACGACCACGGAGAAGGCGACGAGCGCGATGCCGAGGCCGATGCCCGCCCACTTGATGCGGGTCCCCGTCGGGTCCGCCTCCTCGTCCTCCTCCTCGGCGGGTGCCCGCAGGCTGCGGGTGGTGACGAGCGTGGCGCCGTCGACCGCCGCCTCGCCGGCAGGGCGTTCGGGCAGTACACCGTTCACCACGTCGGCGAAGACGGTGGCGGCGGCCCGGCTCACGTCCTCGATCCGGTACACCGTCGGCTCGGCCAGGGCCGGAGCGGTCAACTCCAGGGCGACGTCCCGCCCTTCGGCGCGGACCCGCGCGATGGCCGCGAACGGGATGCGCAGCACCTCATCGGAGCGGGACAGCACCAACTCCTCGCCCTCAGAGCGGAGTTCGGTGCCTCGGCTGCCCTGGAGGACGGGGATGGGTGAGGTGATCGACATGAGTGTGATCGTAAAGGCGGCACGGAAGGAGGTGAAGGGGGTGTGAGGGTTACGAGCGGGACCCGTGCTGTCGTACGGTCCTCCACATGGTCAACGCAGTGCTCATCGGCTTCATCGTCCTGTCCGTGGTCGGCTTCCTCTTCGGCCTGGCGCTGAAATCCGGCGAGGGCCAGGAGCTGAAGAGAATGACGGAGTTGGACGAGTCCGGCATCGAGGTCCAGGCGCGCGTGGCGCACGTCATGCCGGTCGGAACCAAGGGTTACGGGCGGGTCCTGTACGAGTTCGACGGGCCGAACGGCGAGAGCCTCCGGCACGAGATGCCCGAGAGCCTCGCCCCTCACCACGTGGTGGGCGCGACGTTCCCGCTCGTCCACCATCCCCGTGCCGCGAAGAACGTGAAGATGGGGACGATGACGCTCGTCCGCAAGGAGCGCAGGATGCGCGAGGGCTCCGTGAAGGGTGTGCGCTGGTTCATCCTCATGACCGTCGCGGTGTGCGCCCTCGCGGTCGTGGGCCTCGTTCTCAGTCCTTGAGCCCATCGACGAACGCAGCCCAGGCGGGGGCGGGGACGATGAGGGCGGGGCCAGCGGGGTTCTTGCTGTCTCGGACGGGGACGACACCGGGGACGTCGTCGAGGACCTCGACGCAGCTGCCGCCGTTGCCGTCGCTGTAGCTGCTCTTGCGCCAGGCGGGGCCGGCGAAGTCGTAAGAGACCTCGACGCAGTCGCCGCCGTGGCCGTCGCTGTAGGAGCTCTTGAACCAACGAGCGTTGCTCAGATCGTACTTGTGCATCGTCTGTAATCCTTAGCCGCCGACTCGATCAGGGCTCGGGACGCCTCCGGCGAGAGCGCGGCGGCCCTCAGCAGATCGTAGGAGGCGCTAGCCCGTCGTACCACCGCTGGATCGTCCAGCAGGTTCCCGGAATACCAGCCCTCTGTATAGGCCGTTGGCGGCGCGTCCTTGAACTGCATGAGTTTCAGCATCCCGGCCATCTCCGGGTACGCCCCAGCCGCGTACGGGATCACCTGGATCAGAGCCTTCCTCTCGGAAGCGACAGCCGTGATGTGCTCAAGCTGTTCTGCCATGGCGGCCGACCCGCCGACCGGTGTGCGCAGCACGTTCTCGTGCAGGATGACCCAGAAGGCCGGACGTGTGGGGCCCTTGAGGATGTCTGCCCGATCCATCCGGGCGTCGACCTTCTCCTCGACGAACACCTCGGGAGCGAGTGGGTTGCTGGCCAGCGTGACGGCTCGTGCGTACGAGGCGGTCTGCAGCAGGCCGGGAATCAGCGTGGATGCGAACTCGCACAGCTCCGTTGTGAGCTTCTCCAGCTCCGCGACCGCCGCAAAGTAATCCGCGTACGGCGACTTGTCGATGAGCATCTGGCACAGCCGCTCGAAAAAACTATCGGTTTGTAGCACCTCGTCGATCCTCTGTGCCACATCCAACTGCGGTTTTCTAATCGCCTGTTCGAACTGGCCGATGTATCCGCCCGAAACGAACACGCGCCTCCCCAGTTCCCCCTGCGTCATTCCCGCGGCTTCCCTCCGCCGCTTCAGCTCTGCGCCGAAGAACTCCCACGCATCCTGCCGCTTGCAGCCTCTGGCCATGGATTAACTCCCGAACCCTACGCACCAGTTGTAGGACCTGCGCATCTGCCGATTCTACGGATCCGGCACCACCCTGGATGCGGTAAGCGGGAAATTGATTCGGAAAGGGTTGCGTTGGTGAAGGAAGAACACGAGCGACCGACAACGGGGACCGTTCAAGAGGCTCAGGAGGTGGCAGGGGAATTGCGCGAAGCACTCGCGAGGGTCGGAATCACGCTGCCCTCGCTCGGGCTCGACGTTCTCACCCTCGCCGCCGATCCCCCTCGGCCGCTCATCGAATTGGGACGCTGCACGGTGGAGACGGCGCGCCGGCTGGCCGCCGTCGTACTGCCGGGGGAAGAAGGGGGCCGGTCGTGAAACTGCCCATCGGGTCGTACGTCGTCGACATCCGCACAGGCAAGGTCGGCACGGTCATGGGGCACGAAGGCCCGTACATCCAGCTGCGGCCGCTCGGCGGCGGGCGGGAGTGGGACGCGGAGCCGGACGGGGTCCGCGAGGCCACCTCGGCGGAGCGGCTCCGCGCCGCGACCGCGCACGCGAACGCGCGCAGTCGCGGCGAGGTGCCGTGAGACGGCGGCTCAGCCGTACCAGGTGATGTTGCAGACGTAGACACACTCGTGACGAGGCACGGCAAGGAGGCTGATGAAGCCCCGGCCGCCC contains:
- a CDS encoding helix-turn-helix transcriptional regulator — translated: MARGCKRQDAWEFFGAELKRRREAAGMTQGELGRRVFVSGGYIGQFEQAIRKPQLDVAQRIDEVLQTDSFFERLCQMLIDKSPYADYFAAVAELEKLTTELCEFASTLIPGLLQTASYARAVTLASNPLAPEVFVEEKVDARMDRADILKGPTRPAFWVILHENVLRTPVGGSAAMAEQLEHITAVASERKALIQVIPYAAGAYPEMAGMLKLMQFKDAPPTAYTEGWYSGNLLDDPAVVRRASASYDLLRAAALSPEASRALIESAAKDYRRCTSTI
- a CDS encoding DUF397 domain-containing protein encodes the protein MHKYDLSNARWFKSSYSDGHGGDCVEVSYDFAGPAWRKSSYSDGNGGSCVEVLDDVPGVVPVRDSKNPAGPALIVPAPAWAAFVDGLKD